Proteins co-encoded in one Kocuria flava genomic window:
- a CDS encoding carboxylesterase family protein → MDASHAVDRPRFDPPCGPVRGWADGAVLRATGIPYARAGRFEAPVPAPDHAGVLDATAPSPACPQQPSPFLDRMLGPVLGGLPTDEDCQRLSIALPRTTPPEDGFPVLVWVHGGSYAAGAGDSPGLDPARLVAEQDVVVVAVTYRLGLFGCLGDGGDRPANLALLDLLAALRWVRRNIAAFGGNPGCVTAFGQSAGGDAVAHLLAAGGEELVERVILQSAPLGIRTGRAPMTAAMNAAAGRVDRTSSTEEVLAEEAGVVAAATGLGLRRFMPFGTQYGHGPLPAEGEVAAAWDAAAPGVDVLIGHTTHEARFFYPVQPLACRAVRVPVLGPLLDRALNAVVTRSVYAAASTAFAARHARAGGRAWRYVLTWGPDNAWGSTHTVDLPLLLGDERTWAGAELLRGTEWSRVEEAGRALRAVWADFARGNGLPERGGIPGVLHWRRVRPRRTRRRTPVLQRSSRRRADVERGPSPVP, encoded by the coding sequence GTGGACGCGTCCCACGCCGTGGACCGGCCCCGCTTCGACCCGCCGTGCGGACCGGTCCGCGGGTGGGCCGACGGCGCCGTCCTGCGGGCCACCGGCATTCCCTACGCCCGGGCGGGCCGCTTCGAGGCGCCCGTGCCGGCCCCGGACCACGCCGGGGTCCTCGACGCGACCGCGCCGTCCCCGGCGTGCCCGCAGCAGCCCTCGCCGTTCCTCGACCGGATGCTGGGTCCCGTGCTCGGCGGGCTGCCCACGGACGAGGACTGCCAGCGGCTGTCGATCGCCCTCCCCCGCACGACCCCGCCCGAGGACGGCTTCCCGGTGCTGGTGTGGGTGCACGGCGGCTCCTACGCCGCCGGGGCCGGGGACTCCCCCGGCCTGGACCCGGCCCGGCTGGTGGCCGAGCAGGACGTCGTGGTCGTCGCCGTGACCTACCGGCTCGGGCTCTTCGGGTGCCTGGGCGACGGCGGGGACCGTCCCGCGAACCTGGCCCTGCTGGATCTGCTCGCTGCGCTGCGCTGGGTGCGGCGCAACATCGCGGCCTTCGGCGGGAACCCCGGCTGCGTCACGGCCTTCGGCCAGTCCGCCGGCGGGGACGCCGTGGCGCACCTGCTGGCCGCCGGCGGGGAGGAGCTCGTCGAGCGGGTGATCCTGCAGAGCGCCCCGCTGGGCATCCGCACCGGCCGGGCGCCGATGACCGCGGCGATGAACGCCGCCGCCGGCCGGGTGGACCGGACCTCGAGCACCGAGGAGGTGCTGGCCGAGGAGGCCGGGGTCGTCGCGGCGGCGACCGGGCTCGGGCTGCGCCGGTTCATGCCCTTCGGCACCCAGTACGGCCACGGCCCACTGCCCGCCGAGGGAGAGGTGGCGGCGGCGTGGGACGCCGCGGCCCCCGGCGTCGACGTCCTCATCGGGCACACCACCCACGAGGCCCGGTTCTTCTACCCCGTCCAGCCGCTCGCCTGCCGCGCCGTGCGCGTGCCCGTCCTCGGCCCGCTCCTGGACCGGGCCCTCAACGCCGTGGTCACCCGCAGCGTCTACGCCGCGGCGAGCACCGCGTTCGCCGCCCGGCACGCCCGCGCCGGCGGGCGGGCCTGGCGCTACGTGCTCACCTGGGGCCCCGACAACGCCTGGGGCAGCACCCACACCGTCGACCTGCCCCTGCTGCTCGGCGACGAGCGCACCTGGGCCGGGGCCGAGCTGCTGCGCGGCACCGAGTGGTCCCGGGTCGAGGAGGCCGGGCGCGCCCTGCGGGCCGTGTGGGCGGACTTCGCCCGCGGCAACGGCCTGCCCGAGCGGGGCGGGATCCCCGGCGTGCTGCACTGGCGGCGCGTCCGGCCGCGCCGCACCCGGCGCCGGACACCCGTCCTCCAGCGGTCGTCGCGCCGCCGCGCCGACGTCGAGAGAGGTCCGTCCCCGGTGCCGTGA
- a CDS encoding MFS transporter, translating into MDEHHPSRTAAAPDGGAGLPADPVVTAPTPPLPASDAGPPALVDPGAVDTSVRTPQQRFRTFTGILVNTALANVTTSYLWFALTFWVYLQTRNVIATGVVGGAYMLLIALSSISFGTFVDRYRKLSVMRFAAAFTLVLFALAGLLFGLTPAAAMSDLTRPWIWVFALVVLIGAVVENMRNIALSTTVTILIDPDRRANANGLVGMVQGLMFIVTSVLSGLSVGLLGMGWTVAVAVALTAVAFAHLLFLRMPEEVRAAATDASGGFDLRGSLAAVLAVSGLFALILFSTFNNFIGGVYMALMDPYGLEMFPVEIWGGVFALGATGFIAGGALIGKFGLGKNPLRTMLLAVVVMGVLGAVFTVREWAWLYVAGIWLYLVLVPFVEAAEQTVIQRVVPLERQGRVFGFAMAFESAAAPVTAFLIAPVAEIWIIPYARSAEGSARLAPLLGEGTSRGIALVFLVAGIVMVAAALLAFLTPVYRRVSAEYDLAAAQDAAATKDPSAQDPAADNDPAAQSDPVAAKDTAQEDTAKNDPAGRESTAETESSTVQAGAVRGERSGRVE; encoded by the coding sequence ATGGACGAGCATCACCCGTCCCGGACCGCAGCGGCTCCGGACGGCGGCGCCGGACTCCCCGCGGACCCGGTCGTCACAGCACCCACCCCTCCCCTCCCGGCCTCCGACGCCGGCCCTCCCGCCCTGGTCGACCCCGGCGCGGTTGACACCTCCGTGCGCACCCCGCAGCAGCGGTTCCGGACCTTCACCGGGATCCTGGTCAACACCGCGCTGGCCAACGTCACGACCAGCTACCTGTGGTTCGCCCTGACGTTCTGGGTGTACCTCCAGACCCGCAACGTCATCGCCACGGGTGTGGTCGGCGGGGCCTACATGCTGCTGATCGCGCTCTCGAGCATCAGTTTCGGCACCTTCGTGGACCGCTACCGGAAGCTGTCCGTGATGCGCTTCGCGGCCGCCTTCACCCTGGTGCTGTTCGCGCTGGCCGGCCTCCTGTTCGGCCTCACGCCCGCCGCGGCCATGTCCGACCTCACCCGGCCGTGGATCTGGGTCTTCGCCCTGGTCGTGCTGATCGGGGCGGTCGTGGAGAACATGCGCAACATCGCCCTGTCCACCACGGTGACGATCCTCATCGACCCGGACCGGAGAGCCAACGCCAACGGCCTGGTCGGCATGGTGCAGGGACTGATGTTCATCGTCACCTCGGTGCTCTCCGGCCTGTCGGTCGGGCTGCTCGGCATGGGGTGGACGGTCGCCGTCGCCGTGGCGCTCACGGCCGTGGCCTTCGCCCATCTGCTCTTCCTCCGCATGCCCGAGGAGGTGCGGGCGGCCGCCACGGACGCCTCCGGCGGCTTCGACCTGCGCGGGTCCTTGGCCGCCGTGCTCGCCGTGTCGGGGCTGTTCGCGCTGATCCTGTTCTCCACGTTCAACAACTTCATCGGCGGGGTCTACATGGCCCTGATGGACCCCTACGGCCTGGAGATGTTCCCGGTGGAGATCTGGGGCGGGGTCTTCGCCCTCGGTGCCACCGGATTCATCGCCGGCGGGGCGCTGATCGGCAAGTTCGGCCTCGGGAAGAACCCGCTGCGCACCATGCTCCTGGCCGTGGTCGTCATGGGCGTGCTGGGTGCGGTGTTCACCGTGCGGGAGTGGGCCTGGCTGTACGTGGCCGGCATCTGGCTCTACCTCGTGCTCGTCCCGTTCGTGGAGGCCGCCGAGCAGACCGTCATCCAGCGGGTCGTCCCGCTCGAGCGGCAGGGCCGGGTCTTCGGCTTCGCGATGGCCTTCGAGTCCGCGGCGGCGCCGGTGACCGCGTTCCTCATCGCCCCGGTCGCCGAGATCTGGATCATCCCCTACGCCCGCTCGGCCGAGGGCTCCGCGCGGCTGGCGCCGCTGCTGGGCGAGGGCACGTCCCGCGGCATCGCCCTGGTCTTCCTGGTCGCCGGCATCGTCATGGTCGCCGCCGCCCTGCTGGCCTTCCTCACGCCCGTCTACCGCAGGGTCTCGGCCGAGTACGACCTGGCCGCGGCCCAGGACGCGGCGGCGACGAAGGACCCGAGCGCGCAGGATCCTGCGGCCGACAACGACCCGGCGGCGCAGAGCGACCCCGTGGCGGCGAAGGACACGGCGCAGGAGGACACCGCGAAGAACGACCCAGCGGGGCGGGAGAGCACGGCGGAGACGGAGAGCTCCACCGTGCAGGCAGGTGCCGTACGAGGCGAACGCTCCGGGCGAGTCGAGTAG
- the deoC gene encoding deoxyribose-phosphate aldolase — protein MSDAPNLAPYIDSTLLKPEASREQIAALCEEAVAHGFAAVCTNPLWTSFVRERLAGSDVRTCAVVGFPLGASATEVKAFETRTAVDAGAQEIDMVVDIAAARAGERETLERDVRAVAEAAHAGGALLKVIIETCLLDDDAKVLACEAAVAAGADFVKTSTGFSTGGATVADVRLMRATVGPDIGVKASGGIRTREDALAMIEAGATRIGASSGPALLG, from the coding sequence GTGTCCGACGCCCCGAACCTCGCCCCCTACATCGACTCCACGCTGCTGAAGCCGGAGGCCTCGCGCGAGCAGATCGCGGCGCTGTGCGAGGAGGCGGTGGCGCACGGCTTCGCGGCGGTGTGCACCAACCCGCTGTGGACGTCCTTCGTGCGGGAGCGGCTGGCCGGCAGCGACGTGCGGACCTGCGCGGTGGTCGGCTTTCCGCTGGGCGCCTCCGCCACCGAGGTCAAGGCCTTCGAGACCCGCACCGCCGTGGACGCCGGCGCCCAGGAGATCGACATGGTCGTCGACATCGCCGCCGCCCGCGCCGGCGAGCGCGAGACCCTGGAGCGTGACGTCCGCGCCGTCGCCGAGGCGGCCCACGCCGGCGGGGCGCTGCTGAAGGTCATCATCGAGACGTGCCTGCTCGACGACGACGCCAAGGTCCTCGCGTGCGAGGCCGCCGTGGCCGCCGGTGCCGACTTCGTGAAGACCTCCACCGGCTTCTCCACCGGAGGCGCGACCGTGGCGGACGTGCGGCTGATGCGCGCGACCGTCGGCCCGGACATCGGGGTCAAGGCCTCGGGCGGGATCCGCACCCGGGAGGACGCGCTGGCGATGATCGAGGCCGGCGCGACCCGCATCGGCGCCAGCAGCGGCCCGGCCCTGCTCGGCTGA
- a CDS encoding DUF2505 domain-containing protein, whose protein sequence is MAVTASTTVPAPVEQVVVTFRDEEFIRHVTHRAGATLESVEVDGDVEARFTVTTVRAMDAAKLPEMARKFVGSSVRATQVDRYADPDAEGVRVVSTEIQVASLPVSGTATQRLSPQGEHTEVHVECVVQANIPFVGKQIAAAAEPFVSKAISLQSQEAQAWLADRA, encoded by the coding sequence ATGGCCGTCACCGCCTCCACCACCGTTCCCGCGCCCGTCGAGCAGGTCGTGGTGACCTTCCGCGACGAGGAGTTCATCCGCCACGTCACCCACCGCGCGGGGGCGACCCTCGAGTCGGTGGAGGTCGACGGCGACGTCGAGGCGCGCTTCACCGTGACCACGGTGCGGGCGATGGACGCGGCGAAGCTGCCGGAGATGGCCCGCAAGTTCGTGGGCAGCTCGGTGCGGGCCACCCAGGTGGACCGCTACGCCGATCCGGACGCCGAGGGCGTGCGCGTGGTGTCCACCGAGATCCAGGTCGCGTCCCTGCCCGTCTCGGGCACGGCGACCCAGCGGCTGAGCCCGCAGGGCGAGCACACCGAGGTGCACGTGGAGTGCGTGGTGCAGGCCAACATCCCGTTCGTCGGCAAGCAGATCGCCGCCGCCGCCGAGCCGTTCGTCTCCAAGGCGATCTCGCTGCAGTCGCAGGAGGCGCAGGCCTGGCTGGCCGACCGGGCCTGA
- the mfd gene encoding transcription-repair coupling factor — MTLSGLLDALSAERSFANIRTQAALPPGERSPETVISAPDGMRAVLTAQIRRALDDAPAPAEGQSPPVVLAVTATGRESEDLAAALAAYLPQQEVAEFPAWETLPHERLSPRSDTVGRRLEVLRRLAHPDAGGPLRVLTAPVRSVLQPVVEGLGDMAPVRFVRGEELDFDDAVAALARAAYARVDMVTRRGEFAVRGGIIDVFSPVADHPVRIEFFGDEVEELRWFAVADQRTLATGDHPDSLTAPPCREVLITPSVMSRAATLRDRLPGAESMLERIAGGIYVEGMESLAPLLVDGMVPVLQLLPPGSIVVVVEPEKVRARAHDLVATNEEFLLAAWDSASDGTSAPLDLTSAQAAGDDGGRTLAAGSFQTLGEARATALGHGTAWWSLTALNLALASAADVDADTSDEAVALLDSEADSLTVAAREPHGFAGDVEAMLEFLGKRVADGWRVVAVTEGPGPLARIAELLHEAGVPAARRDSLDEAPQPGIVELTTAVAGKGFALDALELALLTEADLLGKASPYTTKDMRKLPVRRKRNAVDPLALSQGDFVVHEQHGIGQFVELTQRPIAGAVTKPGQPKPVREYLVLEYAPSKRNGPRDRLFVPTDQLDQVTTYVGGETPALSKMGGADWNKTKRAAKKAVKDIANELIRLYSARMASRGHAFDPDTPWQRELEEAFPYIETPDQLTTINEVKADMEREIPMDRLISGDVGYGKTEVAVRAAFKAVQDGKQVAVLVPTTLLAQQHTETFTERFSGFPVRLATLSRFQTAKETKATLAGLEDGSIDVVIGTHRLLSKEVVFKDLGLVVIDEEQRFGVEHKEKLKAMRTNVDVLAMSATPIPRTLEMSLTGIRETSTLATPPEERHPVLTYVGAYTDKQVSAAVRRELMREGQVFYIHNRVSSIERKAKEIAELVPEARIAVAHGQMSESRLEQIIVDFWEKKFDVLICTTIVETGLDIANANTLIVDGADRYGLSQLHQLRGRVGRGRERAYAYFLYPAEKPLSETALERLKAVAAHNELGAGMQLAMKDLEIRGAGNLLGGEQSGHIAGVGFDMYLRLVGEAVAEYRGEEDERPAEMKIELPVNAYLPHDYVPGERLRLEAYRNLANAATDEAIQEVADELADRYGELPEPVQNLLEVARFRVVARAAGLTDVGAMGNTIRFAPADLPESRRMRLTRLYPGAQVKTVPGTETAQVLVPKPKTARIGGKDLVDREILEWARGVVEAVFAKEPAAA; from the coding sequence ATGACCCTGTCCGGACTGCTCGACGCCCTCTCCGCGGAGCGCTCCTTCGCGAACATCCGCACCCAGGCCGCCCTCCCGCCCGGCGAGCGCAGCCCCGAGACGGTCATCAGCGCCCCGGACGGGATGCGCGCGGTGCTCACCGCGCAGATCCGCCGCGCGCTCGACGACGCCCCCGCCCCGGCCGAGGGCCAGTCCCCGCCGGTGGTGCTGGCCGTGACCGCCACGGGCCGGGAGTCCGAGGACCTCGCCGCCGCGCTGGCCGCCTACCTCCCGCAGCAGGAGGTCGCCGAGTTCCCGGCCTGGGAGACGCTGCCGCACGAGCGGCTCTCCCCGCGCTCGGACACCGTGGGCCGGCGCCTCGAGGTGCTGCGCCGTCTGGCCCACCCGGACGCCGGCGGCCCGCTGCGGGTGCTCACCGCCCCGGTGCGCTCCGTGCTGCAGCCGGTGGTCGAGGGCCTGGGGGACATGGCGCCCGTGCGGTTCGTGCGCGGGGAGGAGCTCGACTTCGACGACGCCGTGGCCGCCCTCGCCCGGGCCGCCTACGCCCGGGTGGACATGGTGACCCGCCGCGGGGAGTTCGCCGTGCGCGGCGGCATCATCGACGTCTTCTCCCCGGTGGCCGACCACCCCGTGCGCATCGAGTTCTTCGGCGACGAGGTCGAGGAGCTGCGCTGGTTCGCCGTGGCCGACCAGCGCACCCTGGCCACCGGCGACCACCCCGACTCCCTCACCGCCCCGCCGTGCCGCGAGGTGCTCATCACCCCCTCGGTGATGTCGCGCGCGGCGACGCTGCGGGACAGGCTGCCCGGGGCCGAGTCGATGCTCGAGCGGATCGCCGGCGGGATCTACGTGGAGGGCATGGAGTCGCTGGCCCCGCTGCTCGTCGACGGCATGGTCCCGGTGCTGCAGCTGCTGCCGCCGGGCTCGATCGTCGTCGTCGTGGAGCCCGAGAAGGTGCGGGCGCGCGCCCACGACCTCGTGGCCACCAACGAGGAGTTCCTCCTCGCCGCCTGGGACTCCGCCTCGGACGGGACGTCCGCGCCCCTCGACCTCACCTCCGCGCAGGCCGCGGGCGACGACGGGGGCCGCACCCTGGCCGCCGGCTCCTTCCAGACCCTCGGCGAGGCGCGGGCCACCGCGCTCGGGCACGGCACGGCGTGGTGGTCGCTCACCGCGCTGAACCTCGCCCTGGCCTCGGCCGCCGACGTCGACGCCGACACCTCCGACGAGGCCGTGGCCCTGCTCGACTCCGAGGCCGACTCCCTGACCGTCGCCGCCCGCGAGCCCCACGGCTTCGCCGGGGACGTCGAGGCGATGCTCGAGTTCCTCGGCAAGCGCGTGGCCGACGGCTGGCGCGTCGTCGCCGTGACCGAGGGCCCCGGCCCGCTCGCGCGCATCGCCGAGCTGCTGCACGAGGCCGGGGTGCCCGCCGCCCGCAGGGACTCCCTCGACGAGGCCCCGCAGCCCGGCATCGTGGAGCTGACCACCGCGGTGGCCGGGAAGGGCTTCGCCCTCGACGCCCTCGAGCTGGCCCTCCTCACCGAGGCCGACCTGCTCGGGAAGGCCAGCCCCTACACGACCAAGGACATGCGCAAGCTGCCCGTGCGGCGCAAGCGCAACGCCGTGGACCCGCTCGCGCTCTCCCAGGGCGACTTCGTGGTCCACGAGCAGCACGGCATCGGGCAGTTCGTGGAGCTCACCCAGCGACCCATCGCCGGTGCCGTCACCAAGCCAGGCCAGCCCAAGCCGGTGCGCGAGTACCTCGTGCTCGAGTACGCCCCGTCCAAGCGCAACGGCCCCCGCGACCGCCTGTTCGTGCCCACCGACCAGCTCGACCAGGTCACCACCTACGTGGGCGGGGAGACCCCGGCGCTGTCCAAGATGGGCGGGGCCGACTGGAACAAGACCAAGCGCGCCGCGAAGAAGGCCGTCAAGGACATCGCCAACGAGCTCATCCGGCTCTACTCCGCCCGGATGGCCTCCCGCGGCCACGCCTTCGACCCCGACACCCCGTGGCAGCGGGAGCTGGAAGAGGCCTTCCCGTACATCGAGACCCCCGACCAGCTGACCACCATCAACGAGGTCAAGGCCGACATGGAGCGGGAGATCCCCATGGACCGGCTGATCTCCGGGGACGTGGGCTACGGCAAGACCGAGGTCGCCGTGCGCGCGGCGTTCAAGGCCGTCCAGGACGGCAAGCAGGTCGCGGTGCTCGTGCCCACGACCCTGCTCGCCCAGCAGCACACCGAGACCTTCACCGAGCGCTTCTCCGGCTTCCCCGTGCGCCTGGCCACCCTCTCCCGCTTCCAGACCGCCAAGGAGACGAAGGCGACGCTGGCCGGGCTCGAGGACGGGTCGATCGACGTGGTCATCGGCACCCACCGGCTGCTGTCGAAGGAGGTCGTCTTCAAGGACCTCGGGCTCGTGGTCATCGACGAGGAGCAGCGCTTCGGCGTCGAGCACAAGGAGAAGCTCAAGGCGATGCGCACCAACGTGGACGTCCTGGCGATGTCCGCGACCCCCATCCCGCGCACCCTGGAGATGTCGCTGACCGGCATCCGCGAGACCTCGACCCTGGCCACCCCGCCCGAGGAGCGCCACCCGGTGCTCACCTACGTGGGCGCCTACACCGACAAGCAGGTCTCGGCCGCCGTGCGCCGGGAGCTCATGCGCGAGGGCCAGGTCTTCTACATCCACAACCGGGTCTCCTCGATCGAGCGCAAGGCCAAGGAGATCGCCGAGCTCGTGCCCGAGGCCCGCATCGCCGTGGCCCACGGGCAGATGTCCGAGTCCCGGCTCGAGCAGATCATCGTGGACTTCTGGGAGAAGAAGTTCGACGTCCTCATCTGCACGACCATCGTGGAGACCGGTCTGGACATCGCCAACGCCAACACCCTCATCGTCGACGGCGCCGACCGCTACGGGCTCTCCCAGCTGCACCAGCTGCGCGGGCGCGTGGGCCGCGGCCGCGAGCGGGCCTACGCCTACTTCCTCTACCCGGCCGAGAAGCCGCTGTCCGAGACCGCCCTGGAGCGGCTCAAGGCCGTGGCCGCCCACAACGAGCTCGGCGCCGGCATGCAGCTGGCCATGAAGGACCTCGAGATCCGCGGTGCCGGCAACCTGCTGGGCGGAGAGCAGTCCGGGCACATCGCCGGGGTCGGTTTCGACATGTACCTGCGCCTGGTCGGGGAGGCCGTGGCAGAGTACCGCGGCGAGGAGGACGAGCGGCCCGCCGAGATGAAGATCGAGCTGCCCGTCAACGCCTACCTGCCCCACGACTACGTGCCGGGGGAGCGGCTGCGCCTGGAGGCCTACCGCAACCTCGCCAACGCCGCCACGGACGAGGCGATCCAGGAGGTCGCCGACGAGCTCGCCGACCGCTACGGCGAGCTGCCCGAGCCCGTGCAGAACCTGCTCGAGGTCGCCCGCTTCCGCGTGGTCGCCCGCGCCGCCGGGCTCACCGACGTCGGGGCGATGGGGAACACGATCCGCTTCGCCCCCGCGGACCTGCCCGAGTCGCGGCGGATGCGCCTGACCCGCCTCTACCCGGGAGCCCAGGTCAAGACCGTGCCCGGCACCGAGACCGCCCAGGTGCTCGTCCCCAAGCCCAAGACCGCCCGGATCGGGGGCAAGGACCTGGTGGACCGGGAGATCCTCGAGTGGGCCCGCGGCGTGGTCGAGGCGGTCTTCGCGAAGGAGCCGGCGGCGGCCTGA
- the nhaA gene encoding Na+/H+ antiporter NhaA, which produces MAAAPTDETEEHGRGLGSFLRKDLVGGVLLLTAMLAALVFANSPWADTYFALRDTHIGIDFPGLDHTVGEWASEGLLAIFFFLVGLELKTEFVDGELRNIRKALLPVVAAFGGVVVPALIYVAVNTINDGDPSTMTGWAIPTATDIAFAVSVLAVVGSALPVAMRTFLLTLAVVDDLIAIVIIAFVYTDDLKLLYLALALIPLGIYAFLAQKFPEFFMQHHWAAWVILLPIGVITWLFVLEAGIHATIAGVLLGFVVPVKKVTPRVIRQEDPRLGLAPALEHRFRPLSNGLAIPVFAFFAAGVAVGGLEGVTASLTDPVAIGIVLGLVLGKTIGIFSASWLMDRFTPAAKDDDYSWFDLGALSLVAGIGFTVSLLVAELSFGIGSPHNEHAKVGILTGSAIAAVIGGTLLSVRNAHYKKLRAQGVAVDKLDAAS; this is translated from the coding sequence GTGGCAGCAGCTCCGACCGACGAGACCGAGGAGCACGGGCGCGGCCTGGGCAGCTTCCTGCGCAAGGACCTGGTGGGCGGCGTGCTGCTGCTGACCGCGATGCTCGCGGCGCTGGTGTTCGCCAACTCGCCGTGGGCGGACACCTACTTCGCGCTGCGCGACACCCACATCGGCATCGACTTCCCCGGTCTGGACCACACCGTGGGCGAGTGGGCCTCGGAGGGTCTGCTCGCGATCTTCTTCTTCCTCGTCGGCCTCGAGCTGAAGACCGAGTTCGTCGACGGCGAGCTGCGCAACATCCGCAAGGCCCTGCTGCCCGTGGTCGCCGCGTTCGGCGGGGTGGTCGTCCCCGCCCTGATCTACGTGGCGGTCAACACGATCAACGACGGCGACCCGTCCACCATGACCGGCTGGGCCATCCCCACCGCCACGGACATCGCCTTCGCCGTCTCCGTGCTCGCCGTGGTCGGCTCGGCCCTGCCCGTGGCGATGCGGACCTTCCTGCTCACCCTGGCCGTGGTCGACGACCTCATCGCGATCGTCATCATCGCCTTCGTCTACACCGACGACCTCAAGCTGCTCTACCTCGCGCTCGCCCTGATCCCCCTGGGGATCTACGCGTTCCTGGCCCAGAAGTTCCCCGAGTTCTTCATGCAGCACCACTGGGCCGCCTGGGTGATCCTGCTGCCGATCGGCGTCATCACCTGGCTGTTCGTCCTCGAGGCCGGCATCCACGCGACCATCGCCGGCGTGCTGCTCGGCTTCGTGGTGCCGGTCAAGAAGGTCACCCCGCGGGTGATCCGCCAGGAGGACCCCCGGCTCGGCCTCGCCCCGGCCCTGGAGCACCGCTTCCGGCCGCTGTCCAACGGCCTGGCGATCCCGGTGTTCGCGTTCTTCGCCGCCGGCGTGGCCGTGGGCGGGCTCGAGGGCGTCACCGCGTCCCTGACCGACCCGGTGGCCATCGGCATCGTGCTGGGCCTGGTCCTCGGCAAGACCATCGGCATCTTCTCGGCGTCCTGGCTGATGGACCGCTTCACCCCGGCCGCCAAGGACGACGACTACTCGTGGTTCGACCTCGGCGCCCTGAGCCTGGTCGCCGGCATCGGCTTCACGGTCTCCCTGCTCGTGGCCGAGCTGAGCTTCGGCATCGGCAGCCCGCACAACGAGCACGCCAAGGTCGGCATCCTCACCGGCTCGGCGATCGCCGCGGTCATCGGCGGCACGCTGCTGTCGGTGCGCAACGCCCACTACAAGAAGCTGCGCGCCCAGGGCGTGGCGGTGGACAAGCTGGACGCCGCGAGCTGA